The genome window TTCCAAACTTTTAAACCTCCAAACCTCGAAACCTCAACCCCATTCTCCCTATCCCCAAAACCCATCCCACAAAAACGCCCCATCCCGGGCGGACCGAGACGGGGCGGAGAGGCAAAAAATGTAGGCGTCACCGTATCACACAGGTCAGCGACGCATTCGGGGTTCAGCACATGCTGTCACCGAAGCAGGACTCTGAACATTGAACTCTGAACATTGAACCCTGAACGGCGAAGCGAAGCGAGCTACACGTATTCGTCAAGCTGGTGCGAGCGGAGATAGTCCACGACGTTCTTGACCTGTTGCGCATTTTCGCGGTCGCAGACGAGGATGGCGTCCTCCGTGTCGACAACGACGGTGTCGTGCATGCCGACGAGGACGACGAGCCGGTCGTCGCTATTGACGAGACAGCGCGAGGAGTCGTGAACGATGACGCGAGCATCATCAGGGACGACATTGCCCTGGTCGTCATCCAGGCCGCGTCGCTGGCTTTCTTCGAAAACGGCTTTCCAATCGCCGACGTCATTCCACCCGAACGATCCGGGCACGACGAACACACGATCCGACTGCTCCATCACGCCGTAATCGATCGAAATGCGGGGGCTATCCTGGAAGGCTTCCGCTACGCGCTGTTTTTCCTGGTCGGTGTCGACGGCGGGACGCACCGGTTGAAAGGCAGAGTAGCAGTCCGGAAGGTGCGTCTCGAGCTCCGACAGGATGGTGTCGGCGCGCCAGATGAACATGCCGCTATTCCAGAGGAAGTCGCCGGAGTTCAGAAAGCGGGCGGCCGTCTGCTCGTCCGGCTTCTCGGCGAACGTTTTCACCGGAAGGGCCTCGTGTCGGTCCTCGTCGGATTCTGCCGTCTCATCGTACTGAATGTAGCCGTAGCCGGTGGCCGGATACGTCGGCTCGATTCCAATCGTGACGAGCGATCCCGGGTCCTGCGCCTTCTCCAGCGCGACGTTGAGCACCGAGTGGAAGCTTTTCACGTCGCGGATCACGTGGTCGGCCGGGAGGACGACCATGGTGGCGTCGGGGTCCCGTTCCGCGAGTTTGACCGCCGCATATGCGATGCACGGTGCCGTATTTCGACTGATGGGCTCGGCCAGAATGTTTTCATCCGGCACGGCCGGTAGCTGCTTCTTCGTCTGTTCCACGTAGCGTTCGTGGGTCACGATGAGGCAGCGCTCCGGAGGAATGAGGCCCTGGAGCCGGGCAACCGTGTTTTGTATCAGCGTCGCGTCGCCGAAGACGTTCAGAAATTGCTTCGGCATCTCCTGACGACTGCGAGGCCAGAACCGGCTACCGATTCCCCCGGCCATGATGACGGCGTAGTGCATATGTTGCGTTGGGTCGATAAGTGTTCAGTCGATTCGTCAACACGAACGTACGGTGCCGCGCGGAGAGTTGCAGGATGTTCGGCGTTTGTTTGTCTGGGCGGTAGCCTGTCGGGGCGCTAAAGCGCGATGGACTGAAGATAAACCGTCCTGCAGGATGTCCGGGCACCACCGTCGTTGCTCAATGAAGCGATTTCTTTATGCGACCAACGCTCCGTACACACTGCTTTCGAACATGCGACCGTTCTTGTCACCATTGCGGTAGGAATCCACCGAGCTTCGCTTGCCCGAAACTCCAATGCCGGGAACGGAATACGTGACAGCGCCCCAGGCGCGCCAGGATGCTCGATCCGTCCACGGGTCCATTATGGCGTTCTTGTCTATCCCGAGAGAGAAATAGGAGTCACTTCTTATGATCCCGATCATTGACCCGTCCGACCGCGCACGGCTGGACGCGATTCTTAGCCGTGATGCGACATTCAGCGATGAGGTCGACCAGGCGGTTGCATCAATTCTTCTGGATGTTAGGAAGCGAGGCGATGCAGCACTGCAAGAACTGTCCGAACGGTTTGATGGTGTCCGGCCGGATCCGATCCGCGTGCCGGTAGAAGAGCTTGAGGCCGCGTCTGATGCGCTCGACCCGGAGCTCCGCCAGATCCTCAAAGATGCAGAGGCCAACATCCGCCAGTTTCACGCGCGGCAGGTACAGAACTCCTGGTTTACCGATGACGGAGATGGAGTCCTCCTCGGCCAGCGTGTGGTTGCCATGGATCGTGTCGGGCTCTACGTGCCGGGGGGGACGGCCTTCTATCCGTCCAGCCTTTTGATGAACGCGATTCCTGCCCAGGAGGCGGGAGTCGAGGAAATCCACCTTGTGTCGCCACCGAAAGAAGGCGGCCGACCCCACCCTCTCGTGCTGGCGACGGCCCATCTTCTAGGACTGGAGCATGTCTATGGTGTGGGCGGAGCGCAGGCCGTGGGGGCGCTTGCTTACGGAACGGAAAGCGTTGCTTCCGTGGACAAGATCGTGGGACCGGGCAACGCCTACGTCGCGGCGGCCAAGAAGCAGGTGTTTGGTCGCGTGGACATCGACAGCGTGGCGGGACCGAGCGAGATCGGAATCCTCGCAGACGCCACCGCCGATCCGGAGTACGTCGCTGCTGATCTGTTGTCGCAGGCAGAGCACGACGAGCGGGCATCTGCGATTCTCGTCACGCCGCATCACGACCTGGCAGAAGCCGTGCAGGAGCACGTCGAGCGGATGGTGCCGTCGCTGCCGCGAAAGAAGACCATTGAGACGGCCCTCGCCTCGTACGGCGCCTGTATCGTAACCGAGGATATGGAGGAGGCGATCGACATCATGAACGAGCTCGCGGTCGAGCATCTTGAAATCATCACTGAGGACGACTGGAGCATCATGACGCGCATCCGCCATGCAGGTGCCATCTTTCTCGGTCCGTACTCGTCCGAGCCTGTAGGAGACTATTTCGCGGGGCCCAACCACGTCCTCCCGACGGGTGGGACGGCCCGGTACGCGTCGGCCCTCAGCGTCGACGATTTCATCCGGAAGCAGTCGATCATCTCATATACAAAAGAACGCCTCGCGGAGACGGGACCGTCCATCGCCACGCTCGCAGATGCAGAAGATCTGCAGGGGCATGCCGAGGCCATCCGTGTTCGACTCCGACGTTTTGCCGAGGAATCCGGCGATAGCGAGCCAGAATCGATGACCGTATCCGTGACGCAATCGGTTGACGCGAAAAACAAATGATGTGGGCGCGCTTCTCTTTGCTCGGGTGTATATTGTCTCCGTTCGGGTTTAGCGCAACCACAGCCGTTTCCTTCACCAAATAGATTTGCCGCATGATGAACTCTACGCCTGCGCTCTCTTCCATTGACGACGTCATTTCGCTGATCCGGCCCTCCGTTCGGAACGAGCACGCGTACGTGGTTGGTGCGCCGAGCCATTGCGAGGTTAAGCTCAACCAGAACGAGAGCCCGTTCGATCTTCCGGCGGATCTCAAGGAGGAGTTGGCGGAGGCGTTTACGAAGATTGAGGCGAACCGTTACCCGGACGAGCAGCCAACCAAGCTTCGCAACGCGTTGGCTGAACGGGACGGCGTCGATCCGGAAGGGATCATCGTTGGGAATGGCTCGAACGAGCTGACGTACACCTTCGGGACGGCATTCATCGATCCCGGCACACCGGTTGTGATGCCGCGTCCCATGTTCTCCCTCTACGAGAAGGTCGCTCGCATCTGCGGCGCCGATCTCACACCGGTCGCCCCGAGCGAGGACCTGTCGTTCGACGCAGGCGCCATCGAGAAGGCGGTTGTGGAAACGGACGCCGTGATGACGGTCCTGACCACGCCGAACAATCCGACCGGCCTCGCGATGCCGATGGAGGAGATCGAGCAGATCGTGAGTGCGGCGAACGGCGTCGTTGTCGTCGATGAGGCGTACGTGGAGTTCAACCCCGTCGGCTCAGCGACGCATCTCTTGGAGAAATATCCCAATGTTGTCATCTTGCGGACCCTTTCGAAGGGCATGGGCCTGGCCGGTGTACGCCTCGGCTACATGATCGCGCGACCGGAGCTGGCACATGAGGTTATGAAGTCCCGTCTCCCGTTTATGGTCGACCGGTTTTCGGAGCAGATTGCTCTGTCGCTCTTGGACCGGGAAGACCTCTTGGCTGAGCGAGTTGGTCTGATGAAGCAGGCGACCCAGAAATTGATCGCTGCGCTCGAGGAGATGCCCGGGGTCGATGTGGTGCCGTCGGACGCCAACTTCTGCATCTTCCGGACGGACCGTGATGCCGACGCTCTTCAGGCTGATCTGGCCGATGCGGGGGTGCTCGTTCGCAACATGAGCGGCTACCCCGAACTACCCGGTTATCTGCGGGTCAGTGCGGGTACCGAAGCGGAGAACAAGGCGTTTCTGACTGCGTTGGAACGGTCGCTTAGAGGTGCCGATACCGCTTGATTTAGGCGGTGACCGCCGGTTCTGCTGCGTGCCGGGGCGGGTCATGATGTTGTTGTCTCCACCCGCGCGCTCATCACGCAGAGACCTTTACGGAATGATTGCATCTTGAAGGTCGCTGGCTACGTCTCGGCACGAGCGAACGGCTGAACGTCTATGGTTGCATAGGACATTCTACGGTCGAGGCGGTGGGTACAGCCCGCTACGTCTCGCAGTTTTCGAATACACTACGGTTGCTGACATCGCGATGGATTTTACTCGGGTTGACATCATTGGCCTTTCCACGAGTCCGTCTAGCGGCGGTGCGTACGCGCTCGTCCTCGGCGAGGTGGAAGGAAACCGCCGCCTGCCCATTATTATCGGAGCTTTTGAGGCGCAGGCGATCGCGCTGGAACTGGAGAAGATCCAGCCGCCGCGGCCGATGACGCACGACCTGTTACGCGACACGTTCGAGTCTCTGGACGTTGAGGTTGATGAGGTCGTGATTGACGAACTCCGGGAAGGGACGTTCTTCGCGAAGATCCGATATACGGTCGACGGCGACCAGCGACAGCTCGACTCGCGCCCCTCGGATGCAGTGGCACTGGCCGTTCGCGTCGACGCGCCCATCTTCGTAGCACCGATGGTGCTGGACGAAGCGGGTATCGTGGCCGAAGACGAAGAAGGAAGCGTGTCGTCCCTCACAGAAGGGGAAACGTCGGGTGCCGAGGAAGAAATGTCCGGAGGTACACGGCTCGAACGCATGCAAAAGCAGCTCGACAAGGCGGTTGAAGAAGAGGACTACGAAAAAGCCGCCGAACTTCGCGACGAGATTGAGAAGCTACAGCAGGAACAGAACAAGAATTAGCTCTCGGTTCTATCGCTGTTGTACAAGAGCCTCGGGATCTTCCCCCCGAGGCTTTTCCATTGTAGGACTGTTGCATTCCAGAGGGCGCAAATGGGCCGGTGTGGCGTACGCTTTGCACCACTACTGGGCCATTGCCTGCCCGCTTTCCGACCGAACGATTCATTCTCGCTCTCCCCACGTCCCGCATGCCAACCCGCACGCTTCCGTCTGTCCAACGCATCTCTCTCTCCAGCCTGAATGCCTTTCCGGACTTGTTTGTCGATGTGGCCGAACGGCGCGAGTCGGCGCTCCGGTTCTACGATGGCGACTGGAAGGATCCGGCCGCGCGGAAGGCTAAGGCTGATCGTGTTGCCGCGCAGCCAGCCGATCGGGATGTGCTCGCGGATGCGTTGATGGACCATAACGCCGAATGGTCGGAAGCGGGAGAGGTGTCCGACGCCGTGCGGAAAAACATCGACCGGCTACGCGACCCGGAGTCGGTGGCTGTTGTCACCGGGCAGCAGGTCGGGTTGCTCTCGGGACCGTTGTACACGATCTACAAGACGATCACGACGCTTCAACTCGCGGAGGAGATGGCCGCCGACCTCGACCGGCCTGTTGTGCCGGTGTTCTGGGTGGAAGGGGAAGACCATGACTTCGAGGAGATCGCCCACGCTTCGTTTTTCCATCGAAACGAGCTCGTCGACGTTGACTATCCGACCGAGCTGGAGGCGTCGCCGGATGCGGAAAACGTTGGCCCCGTTGGGCGTCTGCCTCTTGATGGTAGAATCGATACGGTGCTGGGTGAACTCGATGAGATTCTTCCGCCGTCGGACTTCAAGCCGGAGATCATGTCGGCCTTACGACAGGCGTATGCGCAGGGCACGTGCATCGAAGATGCGTTCGCCCGGCTCATTCGCCACCTCTTCCGGGGCACCGGACTCGTGTTGATGAACCCGGATGATCCGAAGTTGAAAGCGCTCGTGCGGCCGCTTTTCCGGCGTGATCTAACCGACTCGCAAAGCGCCGTCGATGCCATCCAGGAAGCGAGCGCGGATCTGAAATCCAGTGGCTATCACGCTCAGGTCCACGCAGCGCCGACCAATCTTTTCTTGTTAGAGAAGGATGGGCGTCTCCCGATTGACGTTGATGAAGACCGTGGCGGGTTCACCCTTCGTGGGACGGGCCGGCATGTCTCGGAGGAAGAGATGCTCGATCGTCTCGAGACCGCGCCCGAGGATTTCAGTCCGAATGTCGTTCTCCGACCGCTGATGCAAGACGCTCTGCTTCCGACCGCGGCGTACGTGGCCGGTCCGGGTGAGGTGTCCTATTTTGCACAGTATCGCGGCGTGTACGAGTGGGCCGAATTGACGATGCCGCTCATTCATCCGCGTGCCAGCGTGAGTCTCGTTGAGAGCAAGGTGCAGTCCGTTCTCGATGCCTTCGACCTCTCCGTGTCCGATTTGACGGGAGATGTGGAACAGCTATTTCAGGAGATCGTCGTCCGGCAGATGGATGTCGATGTCGATGCCGTATTTGGAGAGGCGCTTGCCCAGATCCACGGCGCGATTAATGATCTGAAGCCGGCGGTGGAAGACGTGGACCGGACGCTCGTAAAATCCGCCGAGGCTGCGCGGGCAGCCATTGCACAAGAGATGAGTGACCTGAAGCAGCGGGTTGTGCGGGCCGAGAAGCGCCAGCACGATGAGGTGCGCGCAAAGTTGAGTAAGGCGCGCGTCAATCTGGTGCCGGAGGGGGGTCTCCAGGAGCGACGCATCAACGTGCATTACTTCCTGAACAAGTACAGTCCCGACCTGCTAGATGACCTCCGGAGCGTTCTTTCGACGGATACGTCGTCCCATCAGGTCGTGATGCTCTAGCAATACCTGTCTCAACCGACTCGTAAAACGTGTTGCCATTATGAATCTTGACGCGTCCCATTCTTTCGGCGTGCAGGCCGGAGCCGACCCATTTTCGCCGCTGATCGAGCTGGCTATCGAACTGGCTGCCGAGTGGCATCAGGGGCAGCACCGGAAAGGGCGTTGGCGGCCTCCGACGTTCGAGTACGAGGAGGAAAATGTTGCCGTCCGCGTGCCTGTGATGGCGCACCTTACGTCCGTCGCATCCATCGTGCAGCGAGCGGGGTGGCCCGATCCTGTGGTTGCCGCGGCCTATCTCCACGACATTCTCGAAGACAGGAATCGGGAGGGACAGTACTACGATCGCTCAGCGTTGATCGATGCCGTCGGGGAAGAAGTGACGGGATATGTCGAAACGCTGACAGAGACCAAGCTTGGACCGGACGGTTCGTACCTGTCGTGGAGGGAGCGGAAGGAGGAGTACATCCAGCAAATCCGTGAGGGCACGCCGGAGGCCGCGGGGATCAGTCTGGCGGACAAACTCCACAATCTGTGGACGATGAACCAGAGCCTGGATTTGGGCATCAACATCTTCGCGGACTCAAAGGGACGCAAGGGGCTGAGTGCAGGACCGGAACGACAGCTCTGGTTTTACTCGGCCGTTCTAGAGGCCACACGAGAGCACGAGGATCCTCGTCTTCCTCCGATGCGCGAGCGACTGCAGTACGAGCTCGACCGCTTTAAGGAATTCACGGCTAGGTGAGCCGAAGCACACTTTTTTACGTGTAGCAATCATTTTCTCGCTCACGGCAACCAACAAGTCATCGATTTATGGCGGATCCGACGAAAGGCGTCATCCTGATTACCGGTTCGAATCGGGGCATTGGGCTTGAAATGGTCCGCCAACTCGCCTCCTCGGCCGCCACCGTAATCGCCACGTGCCGACGACCCGACGAGGCAGACGATTTGCATGAGCTGGCGGACGCACACACGGATACGGTCGACGTTCTACAGCTCGATGTAACGGACCCTGACGCCATTTCTGGTGCCCGGTCGATGGTAGAAGAGCGATACGGCGCTCTCAATCTGCTCATCAATAACGCCGGTGTAAACGGCGGCGGGACGGCTGATACGTTCGATCATGTCGATATGGAAACGCTGATGCACACGTTTCAGGTCAATGCGGCTGCTCCCCACATCATGACGAGGGCGTTCGCGTCACTACTGAAGGCCGGAGCCGCGGACGGAAACAGTGCGGTGGTTAACATCACGTCGCAGCTTGGCTCGATCACCAATACGAAGGGGCGTGGCACCTGGCAGAGCTATAAAGCCAGCAAGGCGGCCCTGAACATGCTTTCGCGTCTCGAGGCGCATGAACTGCGTGCCGATGGCGTCGTGGTCGTCGCGATGCATCCGGGCTGGGTGCAGACCGACATGGGTGGATCGAACGCACGTCTGACGCCGGAAGCCTCGGTGTCGGGCATCCTGGACGTTGTGCGATCCCTCTCGCCAGATGACGCAGGACGGTTTCTAACGCACGATGGGAGCGAACTGCCGTGGTAGTCGAGGAGCCGGTCGAGCAGCGACCGGGCAACGGGGTGTCGACCGCGGACGGCGAACGTAGTGCCGTTGGGGGCAGTCGTCTCGGTGATTCCCCCACAACAGTGTCGGTCGTTCCCGGGCGAACCCCCGACACCGGGGTATCTAGCCTATTCATCAGTGACCGGACAGAGCCTCTGCACTGCGAGGACGGGTTCGGCACGTACTGATGAGTCGCTGTTCTCCCATTCCCCGAGGCGGTTATGGCTACCACCACTGCACAAGATGTATCTGTCCCCCGTGAGGCGTCAACGACCTGGGTATACCGTTTTGGCAACGGTCGATCGGACGGCTCCAAAGACCAGAAAGCGCTCCTAGGTGGCAAGGGCGCCAATTTGAGTGAGATGAGCGGAATCGGCTTGCCCGTACCGCCCGGCTACACGATCACCACCGAAGCCTGCGAGTACGTCGTCGAGCACGACGGCACGTGGCCGGACGAACTGGATGATCAGGTTCGTGCCGGCATTCGCCACGTAGAGGAGGCCATGGGTCGGACCTTCGGTGATCCGGAGAACCCGCTACTCGTCTCCGTTCGTTCGGGCGCTGCGCTATCTATGCCCGGCATGATGGACTCCGTTCTGAATCTCGGGCTCAACGATCAGGTCGTCGAGGGAATCGCCCGGCAAACCGGGAACGAACGATTTGCTTACGACGCCTATCGTCGCCTGATCGACATGTTTGGCGATGTCGTCG of Longibacter salinarum contains these proteins:
- the bshC gene encoding bacillithiol biosynthesis cysteine-adding enzyme BshC → MPTRTLPSVQRISLSSLNAFPDLFVDVAERRESALRFYDGDWKDPAARKAKADRVAAQPADRDVLADALMDHNAEWSEAGEVSDAVRKNIDRLRDPESVAVVTGQQVGLLSGPLYTIYKTITTLQLAEEMAADLDRPVVPVFWVEGEDHDFEEIAHASFFHRNELVDVDYPTELEASPDAENVGPVGRLPLDGRIDTVLGELDEILPPSDFKPEIMSALRQAYAQGTCIEDAFARLIRHLFRGTGLVLMNPDDPKLKALVRPLFRRDLTDSQSAVDAIQEASADLKSSGYHAQVHAAPTNLFLLEKDGRLPIDVDEDRGGFTLRGTGRHVSEEEMLDRLETAPEDFSPNVVLRPLMQDALLPTAAYVAGPGEVSYFAQYRGVYEWAELTMPLIHPRASVSLVESKVQSVLDAFDLSVSDLTGDVEQLFQEIVVRQMDVDVDAVFGEALAQIHGAINDLKPAVEDVDRTLVKSAEAARAAIAQEMSDLKQRVVRAEKRQHDEVRAKLSKARVNLVPEGGLQERRINVHYFLNKYSPDLLDDLRSVLSTDTSSHQVVML
- a CDS encoding mannose-1-phosphate guanylyltransferase produces the protein MHYAVIMAGGIGSRFWPRSRQEMPKQFLNVFGDATLIQNTVARLQGLIPPERCLIVTHERYVEQTKKQLPAVPDENILAEPISRNTAPCIAYAAVKLAERDPDATMVVLPADHVIRDVKSFHSVLNVALEKAQDPGSLVTIGIEPTYPATGYGYIQYDETAESDEDRHEALPVKTFAEKPDEQTAARFLNSGDFLWNSGMFIWRADTILSELETHLPDCYSAFQPVRPAVDTDQEKQRVAEAFQDSPRISIDYGVMEQSDRVFVVPGSFGWNDVGDWKAVFEESQRRGLDDDQGNVVPDDARVIVHDSSRCLVNSDDRLVVLVGMHDTVVVDTEDAILVCDRENAQQVKNVVDYLRSHQLDEYV
- a CDS encoding bifunctional nuclease family protein; translation: MDFTRVDIIGLSTSPSSGGAYALVLGEVEGNRRLPIIIGAFEAQAIALELEKIQPPRPMTHDLLRDTFESLDVEVDEVVIDELREGTFFAKIRYTVDGDQRQLDSRPSDAVALAVRVDAPIFVAPMVLDEAGIVAEDEEGSVSSLTEGETSGAEEEMSGGTRLERMQKQLDKAVEEEDYEKAAELRDEIEKLQQEQNKN
- the hisC gene encoding histidinol-phosphate transaminase, with amino-acid sequence MMNSTPALSSIDDVISLIRPSVRNEHAYVVGAPSHCEVKLNQNESPFDLPADLKEELAEAFTKIEANRYPDEQPTKLRNALAERDGVDPEGIIVGNGSNELTYTFGTAFIDPGTPVVMPRPMFSLYEKVARICGADLTPVAPSEDLSFDAGAIEKAVVETDAVMTVLTTPNNPTGLAMPMEEIEQIVSAANGVVVVDEAYVEFNPVGSATHLLEKYPNVVILRTLSKGMGLAGVRLGYMIARPELAHEVMKSRLPFMVDRFSEQIALSLLDREDLLAERVGLMKQATQKLIAALEEMPGVDVVPSDANFCIFRTDRDADALQADLADAGVLVRNMSGYPELPGYLRVSAGTEAENKAFLTALERSLRGADTA
- a CDS encoding HD domain-containing protein; translated protein: MNLDASHSFGVQAGADPFSPLIELAIELAAEWHQGQHRKGRWRPPTFEYEEENVAVRVPVMAHLTSVASIVQRAGWPDPVVAAAYLHDILEDRNREGQYYDRSALIDAVGEEVTGYVETLTETKLGPDGSYLSWRERKEEYIQQIREGTPEAAGISLADKLHNLWTMNQSLDLGINIFADSKGRKGLSAGPERQLWFYSAVLEATREHEDPRLPPMRERLQYELDRFKEFTAR
- the hisD gene encoding histidinol dehydrogenase, which produces MIPIIDPSDRARLDAILSRDATFSDEVDQAVASILLDVRKRGDAALQELSERFDGVRPDPIRVPVEELEAASDALDPELRQILKDAEANIRQFHARQVQNSWFTDDGDGVLLGQRVVAMDRVGLYVPGGTAFYPSSLLMNAIPAQEAGVEEIHLVSPPKEGGRPHPLVLATAHLLGLEHVYGVGGAQAVGALAYGTESVASVDKIVGPGNAYVAAAKKQVFGRVDIDSVAGPSEIGILADATADPEYVAADLLSQAEHDERASAILVTPHHDLAEAVQEHVERMVPSLPRKKTIETALASYGACIVTEDMEEAIDIMNELAVEHLEIITEDDWSIMTRIRHAGAIFLGPYSSEPVGDYFAGPNHVLPTGGTARYASALSVDDFIRKQSIISYTKERLAETGPSIATLADAEDLQGHAEAIRVRLRRFAEESGDSEPESMTVSVTQSVDAKNK
- a CDS encoding SDR family oxidoreductase; translation: MADPTKGVILITGSNRGIGLEMVRQLASSAATVIATCRRPDEADDLHELADAHTDTVDVLQLDVTDPDAISGARSMVEERYGALNLLINNAGVNGGGTADTFDHVDMETLMHTFQVNAAAPHIMTRAFASLLKAGAADGNSAVVNITSQLGSITNTKGRGTWQSYKASKAALNMLSRLEAHELRADGVVVVAMHPGWVQTDMGGSNARLTPEASVSGILDVVRSLSPDDAGRFLTHDGSELPW